A segment of the Desulfuromonadaceae bacterium genome:
GTGCAATAATTTTTTCAGCCAGTCTGGCCGGATACTGCTCTTTACCGATAGCCACCGGCAGCGGCATAATTTTCAGATCGTTGGCCAGCACCTTCCCGTTTGCTCCGAGCAAAGGGAGACAACGGTAAGTTTCAAGCAGCTCGAAACCGAAGAGAATATCCGCCTCCCCTTCCGGAATAATCGCCGAATGAACTTTGCTCCCGAAACGGACATGCGAAACTACGCTCCCGCCACGCTGCGCCATCCCGTGCACTTCGGCCTTTTTAACATCATAACCGGCGAGCATCAGGACCTCGGT
Coding sequences within it:
- a CDS encoding indolepyruvate oxidoreductase subunit beta, which codes for TEVLMLAGYDVKKAEVHGMAQRGGSVVSHVRFGSKVHSAIIPEGEADILFGFELLETYRCLPLLGANGKVLANDLKIMPLPVAIGKEQYPARLAEKIIAQVPQSRIVNGLQLAIQAGNDRTVNTVLLGTLATLLDIDLDLWRQAIKKLVPEKFCAVNLKAFESGLTVGF